A single Arachidicoccus sp. BS20 DNA region contains:
- a CDS encoding glycosyltransferase family 2 protein, which yields MTDEVVLSVCLTAYNEEKYIERAIESVLRQKTDFAYEIIVADDCSTDKTIDILQAYQQRLGERFKILYAEKNRGLTVNFFEELEHVSGKFIAVLDADDEWTDENKLQAQVNLLQQHSNIGFVYTNFYYYREEDGSQTPGFINRVHNAATQYEDYLLNVYIVPSTLCFRYSLVNFDLLRLFIQKKFITQDYSLFMDFNLKAQGYYLDKITTQYTIRQNSLSKLSDMKKRIDYFHKCYDIGTYFIEQYPVTPEVAATRDFNFRLKMLLTAWEIKDFSLVKQYARQLQLTDFLKHNPKAGYIYIASKSKLLYHLFIPWVLRKRKAGS from the coding sequence ATGACAGACGAAGTAGTACTAAGCGTATGCCTTACCGCATACAACGAAGAAAAATATATTGAACGGGCGATAGAAAGTGTTCTTCGCCAAAAAACAGATTTTGCCTATGAAATCATTGTAGCCGACGATTGTTCAACCGATAAAACCATCGACATTCTACAAGCCTATCAGCAAAGACTTGGCGAACGGTTTAAAATTTTATATGCAGAAAAAAACAGAGGGCTTACTGTAAACTTTTTTGAAGAACTTGAACACGTATCCGGAAAATTCATTGCAGTGCTTGATGCAGATGATGAATGGACAGACGAAAATAAATTGCAGGCACAGGTCAACCTCTTGCAACAACATTCCAATATTGGTTTTGTTTATACCAATTTTTATTACTATCGCGAAGAAGACGGTTCACAAACACCGGGATTCATCAATCGTGTCCATAATGCAGCTACTCAATATGAAGATTACTTGCTCAATGTTTATATAGTCCCGTCAACTTTGTGTTTCAGGTACAGTCTTGTAAACTTTGATTTGCTCCGGCTTTTCATACAGAAAAAATTCATCACTCAGGATTATTCTTTGTTTATGGATTTTAATCTGAAAGCGCAAGGCTATTACTTAGATAAGATAACTACGCAATACACCATTCGGCAAAACTCCCTGAGCAAGTTGAGCGACATGAAAAAACGCATCGATTATTTTCATAAATGCTATGATATCGGGACTTACTTTATAGAGCAATATCCGGTAACGCCGGAAGTTGCCGCAACGAGAGATTTTAACTTCAGATTAAAGATGCTGTTAACGGCATGGGAAATCAAAGACTTTTCACTCGTAAAACAATATGCACGGCAGTTACAATTGACGGACTTCTTAAAGCATAACCCTAAAGCCGGCTATATATACATTGCATCTAAATCAAAGTTGTTGTATCATTTATTTATTCCATGGGTTTTAAGAAAAAGAAAAGCGGGGAGCTAA
- a CDS encoding glycosyltransferase family 32 protein — translation MIPKIIHYCWFGGAPLPEFAHKCIASWRKYFPDYEIKEWNETNYEVHKITYTDEAYRAKKYVLVNDYARIDILYRYGGIYFDLDVEVIKSFDMILTNGDGFIGLEKPGYVNPGLGMGCRQGAKMFGKIMEHIARIPFVYPVETSQYMVIINAVAEIFNTCGLKEEDIIQNINGIIVYPVEYFSPKSFTTGKLEITQNTYSIHHFKGTWLPEKKLQSIKTRWKIISVFGDNRFSYRIVQFINRGFVASCKAFWQKLIKK, via the coding sequence ATGATTCCGAAAATAATTCATTATTGTTGGTTTGGTGGTGCGCCGTTGCCGGAATTTGCTCATAAATGTATTGCAAGTTGGAGAAAATATTTTCCGGATTATGAAATAAAAGAATGGAACGAAACCAACTATGAGGTTCATAAAATTACATATACAGATGAAGCATACCGAGCCAAGAAATATGTGTTGGTAAATGATTATGCACGTATTGATATTTTGTATCGTTATGGAGGAATATATTTTGACTTAGATGTTGAAGTCATAAAATCTTTTGATATGATTTTAACGAATGGCGATGGATTTATCGGGCTTGAAAAGCCGGGCTATGTAAATCCCGGGTTGGGAATGGGGTGCCGGCAAGGTGCAAAAATGTTCGGAAAAATTATGGAACATATTGCTCGTATTCCCTTTGTTTATCCTGTAGAAACAAGCCAGTATATGGTAATCATCAATGCCGTAGCCGAAATATTTAATACATGCGGACTTAAAGAAGAAGATATTATTCAAAACATCAACGGCATTATAGTTTATCCTGTTGAATATTTTTCGCCAAAGTCATTTACAACGGGCAAACTCGAGATTACGCAAAATACTTATTCCATTCATCATTTCAAAGGTACTTGGCTGCCCGAGAAAAAGCTGCAAAGTATAAAAACAAGATGGAAAATAATATCTGTTTTCGGAGATAATCGTTTTTCATATCGAATTGTACAATTTATTAACAGAGGATTTGTGGCTTCATGTAAAGCCTTTTGGCAAAAACTCATAAAGAAGTAA
- a CDS encoding 1-aminocyclopropane-1-carboxylate deaminase/D-cysteine desulfhydrase, producing the protein MMFSTPFIQTIFNYLPTEIDVLRLDAMHDVVSGNKWFKLKYYLQEAKAKGFKTIATFGGAYSNHIVATAFAARVSGFRSIGIIRGEEPKILSHTLKNAMEYGMQLHFVSRENYRDKTSIQSQFGNVFWIAEGGFGIEGAKGAGEILDNVVLERYTHIIAAVGTGTTIAGIIKKCLPEQMVIGVSVMKSSRIISSTEDNEYAEDILSGKKNRCEAANEKNMRTKNNDDLLPQILSLLNKEEQQKNFELLHEFHFGGYAKKTNELISFINKTHDSCGLPLDFVYTAKAFYALTNLVEQEKIPLRSKILFIHTGGLQGNLSLPRGTLSFLK; encoded by the coding sequence ATGATGTTTTCCACGCCGTTTATACAAACAATTTTTAATTATCTGCCGACAGAAATTGATGTATTGCGCTTAGATGCAATGCACGATGTCGTGAGCGGCAACAAATGGTTTAAGCTAAAATATTATTTGCAGGAAGCGAAAGCAAAAGGTTTTAAAACCATTGCAACATTCGGCGGCGCGTATTCCAATCATATCGTCGCAACGGCTTTTGCGGCACGGGTTTCGGGCTTTCGGTCTATCGGTATTATTCGTGGCGAGGAACCGAAAATTCTTTCTCATACTTTGAAAAATGCCATGGAATACGGAATGCAACTGCATTTTGTTTCGAGAGAAAATTACCGCGATAAAACATCTATTCAATCACAGTTTGGGAATGTTTTCTGGATTGCCGAAGGAGGTTTCGGCATAGAAGGCGCAAAGGGTGCAGGCGAGATTTTGGATAATGTGGTTTTGGAAAGATATACACATATTATTGCGGCAGTTGGAACAGGAACTACCATTGCCGGCATTATTAAAAAATGCTTGCCGGAACAAATGGTAATTGGCGTAAGTGTGATGAAATCGAGCAGGATAATTTCTTCCACAGAGGATAACGAATATGCAGAAGATATTCTGTCCGGAAAAAAGAATCGCTGCGAAGCTGCAAACGAAAAAAATATGCGGACGAAAAATAATGATGACTTATTGCCGCAAATTTTATCATTGTTAAATAAAGAAGAGCAACAAAAGAATTTTGAACTCTTGCATGAATTTCACTTTGGTGGTTACGCAAAAAAGACAAACGAATTAATCAGTTTCATCAATAAAACCCACGATTCATGTGGGCTTCCGCTGGATTTTGTTTATACGGCAAAAGCGTTTTATGCTTTGACAAACCTGGTTGAGCAAGAGAAAATTCCTTTGCGAAGCAAAATATTATTCATCCATACAGGCGGTTTGCAGGGCAATCTTTCATTGCCGCGGGGAACGTTAAGTTTTTTAAAATAA
- a CDS encoding nucleotidyltransferase family protein, which translates to MSKPTLVILAAGMASRYGSLKQIQSFGPSGETIIEYSIYDAIRAGFKKVVFIIREDFSEDFKAIFEPKLKGRIEIDYVFQTLEAFTDGFSIPENRTKPFGTAQAVLCCKGKVNEPFAVINADDFYGADAFVKAYEFLDAKVADNVYGSIAYKLSNTLSDHGSVSRGQIFTNEQGQMTGIEERLKIYKKDDKIVYEDGDNLVELAPDTKVSMNFFCFAPSFIALCESEFKPFLEKNIDDIKAEFLMPKVADTFIKQERGSIDVIPTNAKWFGVTYKEDAPIVKGEIDKLVAANAYPTNLWA; encoded by the coding sequence ATGAGCAAACCTACCTTGGTAATTCTCGCAGCAGGCATGGCAAGCCGTTACGGCAGTTTAAAACAAATTCAATCTTTCGGACCTTCGGGCGAAACGATTATTGAATATTCCATTTACGATGCCATTCGCGCAGGATTCAAAAAAGTTGTCTTCATTATCCGCGAAGATTTTTCCGAAGATTTCAAAGCCATTTTCGAACCAAAGCTAAAAGGTCGCATCGAAATCGATTATGTGTTTCAAACGCTGGAAGCATTTACAGACGGCTTCTCAATTCCTGAAAACCGTACCAAGCCTTTCGGTACGGCGCAGGCGGTACTTTGCTGCAAAGGCAAGGTAAATGAACCTTTCGCAGTAATCAACGCCGATGATTTTTACGGCGCAGATGCTTTTGTAAAAGCGTACGAATTTCTTGATGCAAAAGTTGCCGACAATGTTTACGGTTCCATTGCGTACAAACTAAGCAATACATTGAGCGATCACGGAAGTGTAAGCCGCGGGCAAATTTTTACCAATGAACAAGGTCAGATGACCGGCATTGAAGAGCGTCTGAAAATTTATAAAAAAGACGATAAAATCGTTTATGAAGACGGCGACAATTTGGTAGAACTCGCGCCGGACACCAAGGTAAGTATGAACTTTTTCTGCTTTGCACCAAGCTTTATTGCGCTTTGCGAAAGTGAGTTCAAACCCTTCCTCGAAAAAAATATCGACGATATCAAAGCTGAGTTTTTAATGCCGAAAGTTGCTGATACTTTTATCAAACAGGAACGCGGAAGCATAGATGTAATTCCGACAAATGCAAAATGGTTTGGCGTTACATATAAAGAAGATGCACCAATTGTAAAAGGCGAAATAGACAAATTGGTTGCAGCAAACGCCTATCCCACCAACCTTTGGGCATAG